Proteins found in one Salvia splendens isolate huo1 chromosome 10, SspV2, whole genome shotgun sequence genomic segment:
- the LOC121750577 gene encoding auxin transporter-like protein 5 — MDSSDKAAESANYVEMEAEGKPSTMKSRISKLFWHGGSAYDAWFSCASNQVAQVLLTLPYSFSQLGMTSGILFQLFYGLLGSWTAYLISILYVEYRTRKEREKVVFRNHVIQWFEVLDGLLGKHWRNVGLAFNCTFLLFGSVIQLIACASNIYYINDNLDKRTWTYIFGACCATTVFIPSFHNYRIWSFLGLIMTTYTAWYLTIASLLHGQVEGVTHSGPTKMVLYFTGATNILYTFGGHAVTVEIMHAMWKPQKFKAIYLLATLYVLTLTLPSASAVYWAFGDLLLNHSNAFSLLPRSPFKDMAVILMLIHQFITFGFACTPLYFVWEKAIGLHECKSLCKRAMARLPVVIPIWFLAIIFPFFGPINSTVGSLLVSFTVYIIPALAHIFTFRSATARENAVEQPSKYFGRWVGAYLINIFVVVWVLIVGFGFGGWASMTNFIHQIDTFGLFTKCYQCLPPPHSPAAVAPMPPLRANSTHRHAL; from the exons ATGGACTCTTCCGACAAGGCGGCGGAGAGCGCAAACTACGTGGAAATGGAGGCCGAGGGGAAGCCCTCAACCATGAAATCAAGAATCTCGAAGCTCTTCTGGCACGGCGGCTCCGCCTACGACGCTTGGTTCAGCTGCGCTTCCAACCAG GTGGCTCAAGTGCTGCTGACGTTGCCGTATTCGTTCTCGCAGCTGGGGATGACGTCAGGGATATTGTTCCAGCTGTTTTATGGATTGCTTGGGAGCTGGACTGCATATCTAATTAGCATTCTCTATGTTGAGTATAGGACTAGAAAGGAGAGGGAGAAGGTGGTTTTTAGGAACCATGTTATTCAG TGGTTTGAAGTTCTTGATGGGCTTCTTGGGAAGCATTGGAGGAATGTGGGCTTGGCATTTAACTGCACCTTCCTCTTGTTTGGATCAGTTATTCAACTCATTGCTTGTGCTAG CAATATCTACTACATAAATGACAATTTGGACAAGAGGACATGGACATACATCTTTGGGGCATGTTGTGCAACAACTGTTTTCATCCCATCTTTCCACAACTATAGGATTTGGTCATTTCTTGGTCTAATCATGACCACTTACACAGCTTGGTACCTCACCATTGCATCTCTACTTCATGGCCAG GTCGAGGGCGTTACGCACTCGGGCCCAACCAAGATGGTGTTGTATTTCACTGGAGCCACAAACATTCTATACACATTTGGGGGACATGCTGTGACTGT AGAGATCATGCACGCAATGTGGAAGCCACAGAAATTCAAGGCCATTTATCTGTTAGCAACACTCTATGTGTTGACTCTGACCCTCCCCTCTGCATCAGCTGTGTATTGGGCTTTTGGGGATTTGCTGCTTAATCATTCCAATGCTTTCTCTCTCCTCCCAAGATCTCCATTCAAGGACATGGCAGTAATCTTGATGCTAATCCACCAG TTCATAACGTTCGGGTTTGCTTGCACTCCACTGTATTTCGTGTGGGAGAAGGCCATAGGGTTGCACGAGTGCAAGAGCTTGTGCAAGAGGGCGATGGCGCGGCTGCCAGTGGTGATCCCGATCTGGTTCTTGGCCATCATCTTCCCGTTCTTCGGCCCCATCAACTCCACCGTCGGATCGCTTCTCGTTAGCTTTACCGTCTACATTATCCCGGCCCTGGCTCACATTTTCACCTTCAGATCAGCCACAGCACGAGAG AATGCAGTGGAGCAGCCTTCGAAGTACTTTGGGAGATGGGTGGGTGCGTATCTGATCAACATATTTGTGGTGGTGTGGGTTCTAATTGTTGGATTTGGGTTCGGTGGATGGGCTAGTATGACTAATTTCATTCACCAAATTGACACATTTGGGCTTTTCACCAAATGCTACCAATGCCTACCTCCGCCACATTCACCTGCTGCCGTCGCTCCAATGCCGCCTCTCAGGGCCAACTCCACCCATCGCCACGCCCTTTGA
- the LOC121750792 gene encoding thaumatin-like protein 1b, translating into MSRPLFSTLFLSLFLINFSFFSEVETTTFKFVNRCRHTIWPGILTGADRPVLNPTGFTLKSGRSRTLRAPQSWSGRVWARTHCATDSAGKFSCATADCASGRVDCGGAGAIPPATLAEFTLNGDQGLDFYDVSLVDGYNIPMLIIPMGGTTASSGCSSTGCLVDLNGACPRGLAVAHARETVACRSACEAFGNPAFCCSEAYNTPETCGPSPYSLFFKSACPRSYSYAYDDKTSTFTCTGADYTIIFCPLPYTSMKFLATRKESAQLPLVNKTMMYVGRRRTMLSLPG; encoded by the exons ATGAGCCGTCCGCTTTTCTCCACCCTCTTCCTCTCGCTGTTTTTGAtcaatttctctttcttctCAG AGGTCGAAACGACGACGTTCAAGTTCGTCAACCGGTGCCGGCACACGATATGGCCGGGTATACTAACGGGCGCCGACCGCCCGGTTCTCAACCCGACCGGCTTCACTCTCAAGAGCGGGCGATCCAGAACGCTGCGGGCGCCCCAATCGTGGTCGGGCCGGGTCTGGGCCCGGACGCACTGCGCCACTGATTCCGCGGGCAAATTCTCATGCGCCACCGCCGATTGCGCCTCGGGGAGGGTGGATTGCGGTGGCGCCGGCGCGATTCCTCCGGCGACGCTGGCGGAATTCACTCTCAACGGAGACCAAGGGCTGGATTTCTACGACGTGAGCCTTGTGGACGGGTACAACATTCCGATGCTGATAATCCCTATGGGGGGTACAACCGCGAGCAGCGGGTGCAGCTCCACGGGTTGCCTCGTCGACCTCAACGGTGCGTGCCCGCGTGGGCTGGCGGTGGCGCATGCCAGGGAGACCGTCGCGTGCCGAAGCGCGTGCGAGGCGTTCGGCAATCCGGCCTTCTGCTGCAGCGAGGCGTACAATACGCCGGAGACTTGCGGGCCGTCGCCGTACTCGCTCTTCTTCAAGAGCGCGTGCCCGCGATCCTACAGCTACGCCTACGACGATAAGACGAGCACCTTCACCTGCACCGGCGCCGATTACACTATCATCTTCTGCCCCCTGCCTTACACCAG CATGAAATTTCTGGCAACACGGAAGGAATCAGCACAGCTGCCTCTAGTGAACAAAACTATGATGTACGTTGGGAGGCGCCGCACCATGCTGTCATTACCAG GCTGA
- the LOC121753044 gene encoding glycine-rich protein 2-like gives MSDGEVKKGSVKWFNDQKGFGFITPDDGSEDLFVHQSSIKSDGFRSLGDGEVVEYTVEYGSDGRAKAANVTGPDGASVQGSTRGGGGGGGGGYGGGRGGYNGGGRDRGYGGGGGGYGGGGGGYGGSGGGYGGGGGGYGGGGGSGCFKCGENGHMARECPTGGGGGGGGGRYGGGGGGGRGGGGGGGCYNCGEEGHFSRECPNSNR, from the coding sequence ATGTCTGACGGCGAAGTGAAGAAGGGATCTGTCAAGTGGTTCAACGATCAGAAGGGGTTCGGCTTCATCACTCCCGATGACGGCAGCGAGGATCTTTTCGTCCACCAATCCTCCATCAAATCCGACGGATTCCGCAGCCTCGGCGACGGCGAGGTCGTCGAATACACGGTGGAGTACGGGAGCGACGGCCGCGCCAAGGCGGCCAACGTAACCGGACCTGATGGCGCGTCTGTGCAGGGCAGCACccgcggcggaggcggcggcggtggcggtggctaCGGAGGTGGAAGAGGCGGCTATAACGGAGGAGGCAGAGATCGTGGctacggaggcggcggcggcggctacggaggcggcggtggcggctacGGAGGCAGCGGGGGTGGctacggaggcggcggtggcggctacGGAGGAGGTGGCGGCAGCGGCTGCTTCAAGTGCGGTGAGAACGGTCACATGGCGAGGGAGTGCCCGACCGGAggaggtggtggcggcggcggtggccgttacggtggtggcggcggtggaggccgtggtggtggtggcggcggcggctgcTACAACTGCGGTGAGGAAGGGCATTTCTCTCGCGAGTGCCCTAACTCCAACCGTTAG